ACGATGTTTAATGTTAAAATATGTGCACAACACTATATTGTCGCAGGTCATAACCTAGAACTATACATGGACTAGGTTCCATGCAATATTATAGGTGTGCTTTTCGCGTAGCACGTTCAGAGTAGCTTGCGTTTATCAGAAACGTTAGTCTGAATCTACAGGATTTGTTTACGAGGACAGTGTCCAttgctgtgatgtgactggcTGTCATAGGTCATGCCTGATTTTGACACCAATCACGATCCACCAGAAATACAACCAAACGCCCAACCCGGTCAATCTCAGTAACAAGAACCTCAGCAATGAAGATATTGCAGTCTTATCCAAAGGCTTATCTCCTTCTGCCCAGCCAACATATTAGAAAAGCATAACTCTcgcaaaacaaaaaagaaaactaaACACAACCTTTACAATGcagaaaagaaaatattgaGAAACCTACCGTCCGATCCAACAATCACCATACCCCAGCAGACAAAGACAGAGCTACCGTCATCATGGTCACCACAGATTTCACCATCTATACTGACAACGTCCTCAACGACcacccccccccctcccccccatgGGCTCTACCAACAAACCAATGGTCTACCCATGGACTCACCTCTTTCCCCCATCATCACCGAGATCTACATGACAGAACTCGAAGAAAAGGCCCTTCTCGCCTCATCTAGTCACACCAATATGCTGGTTTCAGAAAACTGACGACACCGTTGTCATAATCAGTCCCACTGATCAACGCTGAAGTTCACAATGGAACAAGAAACTGATAACAAGCTACCATTCATCGACGTCCAAGTAGAGAAAGACAACGACAACAAACTCCTGACAAGTGTCTATAGAAAACCAACCCATGCGGATGAATGCCTACACTTCTTATCTAGTCACCCACTACAAGTGAAGAGAGGTATAATCGCCACACTAGCCAGGAAAGCAAAGAACATCAGCTCCACAACCCAAGCCCTCGAGGTGGAGTTAGATCACCTTTGTCATGTGTTCATAAATGTTAATCAGTACTCAGCTAACTTGTCAACAGAACAATCGAGAACACCCTGAGCCCAAAGTAAAAcctacgtcaacaatcagcccCGTTCATCATCAGCATACCACATATCAAGACTGTCAGCCACCATATCCGCAGACTGCTTAAGAAAGAAGTCAACATAGATGTTGTGTTCCAGAGAGGCACATCAGCTCAGCATATCCCACAAGCCAACGGTAAATTAGCCACAAAGCAGAACCTTCATTCGTTCATTCGTAACTCGTACATATAATAGAAACGGCCCCTCAACCTGCGAATCAAGACATCTGTTAAGAAAAAAGACTAATAATCAGCCATTTCCAAGCAAACCAAACCCTGCCATACAACATCAGCATCCTAGAAACCAACCGGTCAGGTTGCAAGACAAGGAAACTCTTAGAGGCAATCAACATCAAACGAATCAGCCCGAAATCAACAGAGACCAAGGTTATTACATCCTTACGGCTTATGATCAACTAATCAAACCTAATCAAGAATAACCCACCCTTGCCCACTGGCTTCGTCATCTCTTATCACAACAAGcttcatgtcaacacactatACATCAAACCCCTGTATTGTAATAACTCACATCCCTgacatgatatatatttcttcttgtacatatgttttgcatcttttgcttgataacagtgttagaatctacaccgaaacgtcgcatccactgcaagaaagaagttataaATTCATAAAGGTCTTCATTCTTATAGAAAACCATCAAATAAGCGTCATTAGAAACCTGTCTTTAACCAGTGAAATCGCTTCTTGTAACTGTGAAAATACTCTTGGCATGGGTACAGCGATATTattgatgttcagagcttttGAACGATACCCGCCTCCAAACAAATCGCACCACTTTATCCATACGAAGCTTCGAAAACGGATGTATTTACGGAAGAATTTACGGACAGGAAATAGAAAAATCAGAAACGGCCTTTCAAAGACCAATGGCAGAAGTTTCACCCTAGGCGTGAAGATATGTGGGGCATGACATGTACATTGTGTATAAGTGTCGGGAGACGAAACATGGTCTCTTTATTCACAGAGGAGTAATTGATGTTCTTATGACTCTTTTTAAGTCGTAAATCCTTGCAGAGTGGGGACCAAGAAGATGGATCTGATAAAGCCAAGCAGATAAATGCCgcagctcatgttgttgatgatgatgatgatgatgatgtgtgtgtgttggtgaggGTGTTGGTCGTGCTGAAGTAGTTAGTGAAGGAGATTATGAAGAAGGCTTTGATGATGTCTCAGATTTTTGTTCTGGTTACTCAGATACCGAAGAccagcatgatgatgatgatcttttCAAAGAGTCACTTTGTCCATGAGCTGATACGTCTGCTTGGATCCGTGACAGAATATTCAAACCAATATTTCGTGGCATCATTGGGCTCTTTGCATAGCAGTTACCTTGTTTAATGTTACGTAATCATGCCCATCAGTAATGACTGAATTAAACTACGCCCAAACATATTGTGTGTTTCTTTGTTATGCTACCACGCCTCTGCCAATACTGTTTCACTACGTCaaatttattttgaatgaaatttgAGGACTTCCAAAATTGTTTGAGGACTTGCAGTTTGGTGAGAGACACTTTTCAAAATCACTTTTCACATAGATTTCCAACCCTGATGGTATTCTAGGTTACCCGGAAAAACTGAAGATAGAGGGCTTTGTTGGACATCCTACCCTCTGTCCCGCATCCTCCACGAACGTCTGTGTCAACCAGATGGGCACTTTCACAGGACTATCCAAGACTGCCACGTGTGTCCAGGAGGTTATGGCCAGATATGTGAAAGTTTCCTCCGATATCATCTTGATGTTTTGCGAGGCACAATTGTTTGGAGAGGGTAAGAGCTATATTCCTGTTCATTTACACTTTGTCCACACCCTTCAACGGATGATTTTGGATTGGTTTGGTTATTATttaacgctacactcagcaatattcctgctatatgtaaataatcgagtcgtgTCAGACAATCATCAAGTGGTCCATATGAGCATAGATATATTCAACAGCGATACGAgggcatgtgtcaactaaggCAGAGAGACAGGTCACTCGTTCCTGTTAATTAGTTGCCTTCTACGACAACACAGTTTGCCAAAGAGTAATTAAACACGCACTGTTTTCATGTAAGAAATGAAAGACGGACCTAATAGTTCGCTAATAAAACTCATAttgatttgattttgtaagaACGTCAGTGTTTCATAAAATGGATTAAGGGGATTAACAGTGCTCTCTTCGTTTCTTTTCCTAATGCATGTTCTTTAAAAGTCacaaatagatatatattgaaCTATAGTATTACAGTGTTCCCAAAACTTGGGAACGTGTGTACGTGTGATCCACTGGCTTATTACATCAAGGCTAGGTGATTTACAGACTGCATTGACATATCTAGAGTGTTGCCCAGTATGATGTTAAAACACTTCATTACACTTCAGTTAGGTTCATATATCTTTGCATCTTGATTCATGGCCATTTCCGCGCTATATGTTGTTACCCGAGATTATCAAAATAAAGCAATACGTTAACCCAGAAATCTGATCAAACCTTCGATCACACTTCCTTGACATCCCAAGGGTATATAATATGGAATATAAAGTGGAAATAACGGCAGAAATAATGCACAATAAGGCGAACTCTGTTTCGAAGTGTATAACACATTCACGTAACAGTCTAATGCATCTTTGACAATTCAGCTGCTGAACTATCCCTACTCCCTCCTTCTTCATCATACAGTTACTTACAATGCAAATGCTGACACCCTTGTAACAACACCTCCAGCATGACACTCGAGAAATTGTAAACATGTTCTGTTCCATTTTTCAGTCATATGGTGCACTTGCCTGTTATACGTTTATCTTGTTAACCTTTATTCATCAGCTATCATGATATATGTAGAATAACGAGATCTACATACACATCTTGCACTCATTCTTTCAAACTTATTTGCAGGTATGTGCTTGAATACTGAGGTACAAATCGAAAACGGTCGGAAGCGAGATAGTCCTTCACCCATGCAAAGGAGTTCGACTTCGAGTCGTATGGAGTGCAGCAACATCTGTTACAGACACAACTGCACGTTCTTCAACTACAACCGAGTAAACGGTGAATGTCAGACAGGAAGTGGCCTGGCAACTTCCGCTTCATCCTATGCTGCAGCTGACTGGGACTTGGGCACTATCTGCTGAAGGGCGGTTTTCCTGTAGAAATGTGACTTTTCTACCTATAGTGATAACCGAAATTATCGACTTCATTGAGGACATTAGGGCAGTTTTGATTGTTGATTGATTGTGATCTGGGAACTAGTCCTCGATGATGTTCATAACTGGACGAAAATGTTGAAATGGTGTATAGGCTAACTGATTGAACGGTGATAATAATGAAATAGTATGATTTCCAGAGAAATTGTTTCTTTTATGGCTAACGATTAAAACATCCAAATTTGGACATACAATTGTTTCTATAAAATATAGGAAATGTTCGATGTAAGGTCAGTAACTGCGCATGCTGTTTATATTTACTGCGACACTTGGCGCTCATGGAAGAGATGTCGATGGAAACGATGACGAGCAGAATATTTTAGAACCGTGTCATATATCGCTGCATATAAATTTGATGCGTTTCCTACCCAAATACATTTCCTATACCGGGGAAAGGTCTGACACTCTTTTATCCCGCGGTACATTGTCCTCTACCCAGTTAATAGTGGATTGTACACACTAATGGTTTGTTCagctactggaatattgttatgaaCGCTATCACGTTATTCCCGTACATATTCTGTTCTCTTGATGTCATCGATCTCtacgaaattattttttttcactgtgGGACTTTCGTTTGCATTTATTTTCGATAGTGTAAATGACGAAAAAATGTAGAGGCTAAATGATGTCTGAACACTAAGTGACCAGCGTTGTGCAAAGTTTTGCTTTTAATCCGAGATTGCTATGTCCTTTATGTTCCATTATTCGATGGATCTGAGAGATAATGATAATTTGGAGTATTTTGTCCCATTAATTGGTGGGCGTAAATCTGCTGGTGCAAAATTTGGCTTCGTAATATCTCAAAGAATACAcgttttgatttgcatttgttACAAATTTATTATCTgctgaaaaagaaagaaataatcCTACTATGTTGGTTCTCTTTTCAATGAATTTGTTCTGAATTGAACATGCGTAAACTGTATACTATGCTTTTGTTCTTTGGCTCGAATTATGTATGTGTCCTAATATTCTAAGCATCCCTCCTTAAAAATATACTCATTGCATTCTATGCTGTGTTGATTTTGTGAGCGTACACATCTTTAGCGTGCTTAGTGTTTATGTCATGTTTGGCTATTTATTTCCATGTATGTTTAAAGGCACTCAGCTTTGTCATTGATTTGACATTGAGTCTACACTAGGCACGACCTTTGTGATGTAAGAATACATAGATATACAGGATTAGTTTTCCCTGTTCTCATCGCCACTGTTGTTACTTATCTAATACACTTTGTCACTGTACTCTCCGGGTCTGAAATATTATTATGCGTTTGTAAACATGTGTCATATCAATCAAAAAATAAATGTCTTGAACGTCACTGAAAATTCTTGTTGGTCTTTGACCAACTCGGCTCTGGAGTAACATCGGCTTCCAGTATGACAACCTGCTACAGAGAACCTGAGTCATCTGTAGAAGAGATGATACAGCAGAAAAAAAATCCTGCCTAGCAACAGTACCTAATTCAATTGTGGGCTGATGTGATGCAAACAAAATGTGGTgcggtctctctctctctctctctctctctctctctctctctctctctctctctctctctctctctctctctctcctctctctctctctctctctctctctctctctctctctctctctctctctctctctctctctctctctctctctcttgataATCATTTGCAGTCATTGTAGTAAACGTAAAACCTACTGTTAATCCATTTATGAGTGATGCGAGGGACCAATATCATTAACCGTGATCAGTCAATATACAAGCGCCTGACTGTGTCTACCCTGCTCACATAATCTTTATGTGTCTGTTACTGCAGTTCCGTTTTATTGATTGTTTCACTATTACACAACCAGTAaaatgaaattaatgtttccttttcatttttcattttatttttgcctCAATTACACCAGTGCCAAAGACGAATTCGCTTATTGGGCGATTGAAACGTGACTCACTCTCTGTAACAATCGTAATAccccaaaataacaaaataatcatTCACTCTGTAACTAATTTGTGCGTAAATGTCTCATGATTCAAAACATATTGCTTCGAATTCATTAATTATTTGTGACAGGCAGTAGCTCGTTGCCGAGTTAAAGTATTAAGGACAGTGTGGATGATGTACCCTCAGTCTGATTCCCAGTCGAATTAAACTTCAGTCTTGTTCGTTATACTATACTGACATATTTGGAATGGATTTTGTGTAGTTATGTGTGATAAATCATGAGACTTTACAAATCCAGTAACATTTAATTGCATGTTTAATACTCAGTCATGGGTTTAGTTAAGTTCAGTGTGATAAAGTACATCACTTTGgttgaagaatgaggactatgatttatggatatacaacttctcgCTCAAAATAACAGGAAATACTATTTTTCAGCTTTGAGATTTTCTAACTTGGCATCAAACGTCTTAACGCGTGAAGTAGGCAGTGggttaaatatttatgaacaaTGATAATGCGTTCAGTAAAACGTAAAGAAGCATGGGACTACATTTATGAAATCATTATCACATGATTGTCTAAGACTGGTTTGTTTATAGACCGTCATTACATGGTTGGGACAGAAACAAATTATTTGCGTGGCAGTTGCATCCATTAGGGCAAGGCATGTATACTCACCCAATGAGAAACATACAGAAATTTCAActgtatgtttatttttatgttgAAAGATCTTGTGTGCTTTATAAGTCAATGAAATATAGCCAAATTGCACAATGGGAATGCAGACTTATCAGTCTTTGGCACCAACTCGAGGAAAGTCAGTTTTTGTGTCACATGCAGACATGTACTGGCGCTGAAGTCAATACCTAGTGTGACAACCGTGGGCATCCAGAACTAAAATAACTTCTCCTACGGCAGGTGATCGTTACCCACAACGCAAGCGTCGGAGAAACGTTCACGTCTACATCAGTACATCCGCATTCTTCCATCACGTCGTTCCAGTAGAAATcatgattcatcactgaaccagatTCTACGCCAATTCGGTAGGTTCCAGGCCTGAACATTGGTGCACCGCTGAACCCGATGTCGACGTTGTTGTTGTCGAAGCACAGGGCCAAAATAAGGTCTGGCGCGTAAACCACCCTCTCTGAACCTGTTCCTGGCGGTCTGTGCAGAAAGCCTCCTCCATCCGGGTATTTGGTAAGCGGTACTGATCACCGTGGCTGTTCGGTGACGCAGGTGGTGTAGCGATACTGCGTCGCAGTGAATTGTTTTTCTTTGACACTACACGCCGAAGTTGAAAATTATGCCGTAAAATACCCGTatttgttgtgatgtttcaaaacataaaCACCATAGAATTATAAACAGAGCAAAGCCTTTTGTAAAATGAATCACGTTTTAATTCATTGATGCATGGCACTGCAATTTTCATTAagcgtttctttttggggagAATATACTCAGTCACTGTATTACTTGTAGTGGAGGCAGGTGTTTGCCAAACGGCAGAATACACATGTATTAAATCACTCCGCCAGGTGGTGGTGTTTTCATTAATTTTATTGATTGATGCTTTTCTTATGACCTGCACTGGGAACAAACTATAACGACCTAGGCGAAATATGTTAAACTTTGTTTTCTGTATTTAagggggcactgatgcggaacaatttccgtggactggtggtttcttttgttattgtttagtACAGTGAGTACcgggatgatatcccagaattcgtgactggttcgtgatatCTGCTGCGTCcccatatgcgcaattgatagtttatgtgtagaatgatcaacaaagatgaagtcttTTACTtcgttatgaaaacaaatcagacACCTTGAAATTTACTCATCGGTCAGTGGTATAAAAAACCGTTAGGACTGAAAAGTAACTAAGTCAGtgtgcacaggcaaactgtagcgcaagtggggttgctcagcgtagagaatatgaccagtcttcatacaTTCGAGCGAAGCGaacaaaggttggcaacacacttccctcggTTCTGtccaaaaagtatttttcgtgtcaaaataaaatatcgccaccatcaaaggtacgctcccatttcctcactgggttgtgctctccgatttccaaccccatatttaataattacccACGTGGAATATGTTTCATTCAActttttaagcgccactcgtggtattcagttcgctcttcgcctccattacccctgccagctttcggctcaacggagtgaaggaacaagaataagcagaaattataaagatataccacattgcctaattttatcaatGACATGGTTCTGTTGGAGTGTATTTGTCTTAAGTGTCGGCGTTTTTGTTAGATCTTTTGTAACATCTATTCTACAATAAAGACACTTCTGGCGTAGTGCACGTATGAAGCATGGGAAGTAACTCTTTATGTATTCCATACGGAATgataacttgttccttcactgctttgaaccggaagttggcaggggtaatggaggcggaGAACGGTCTGGTGtgccacgagtggcgcttaaaatgttgaatgaaacATTATAATGTGGGATTGGAAATCTGAGCTCGCAACCTAGTCAGAAAtttggagtgtacctttgatggtagccatatattattttgacacgaaaaatactttttttgGCAATGCTGTACaaagcgagggaagtgtgttgccaaccttggctcgcttcgctcgcatatatgaagactggtcatattctctacgctgcgcaaccccacttgcgctacagtgTGCCTGTGCTGTGTGCGACTTCATATTTTGccttataaacctaattagttccttctcacatttgtatgcattttcaaAGTTAACAAAACCCACACACGGTCTAAAGagaatttctaacatgattttgatttttaaacATTGTACAGATTGCCaaagtgaatcatatttcacacacaccctattcgcgaccttgtgcatgttttctgtattaCAGAtcct
Above is a genomic segment from Haliotis asinina isolate JCU_RB_2024 chromosome 7, JCU_Hal_asi_v2, whole genome shotgun sequence containing:
- the LOC137291638 gene encoding fucolectin-1-like; amino-acid sequence: MNSSTSMLYTVLFLLDECLKVTASVQANIAQGKPAIQSTVTYRGHPFYAVDGVTGGDLSRDGCVHTRYGTSWWIVDLLHVYNISAITIFRRTDYLGGYPEKLKIEGFVGHPTLCPASSTNVCVNQMGTFTGLSKTATCVQEVMARYVKVSSDIILMFCEAQLFGEGMCLNTEVQIENGRKRDSPSPMQRSSTSSRMECSNICYRHNCTFFNYNRVNGECQTGSGLATSASSYAAADWDLGTIC